The Actinomyces lilanjuaniae genome segment GTGGACCCACGAGTCCTCCAGCACCGCACGCTGGCCCTCGGCATCAACTGCGGTCAGGTACCCCTCAGCAAGCAGCCAGACCCAACCGTGCCGGTCGGCTACCGGTGCGCCAAGCCCCCCGGCCCCAGCCGAGGGGTCCCCCACGGACAGGATCACGCTGGCGGCGCTGCGATCCCGAGGAAGGCACAGCAGGCTGGAGTCAGACAGCGCGTAGACGTTGCCGTCGGCACCCAGGCTGGGCCACCGGGCGTCATCCACCCCCAGAGCCTGGGCTGTAGCCAGGGTGGAGCGGGTCGTCCCGGTCCCCCTGACCACCGCCCCGCCGGACATGCCGATGACACCGCCTACGTCGGGCACCAGCGCAGGCAGGTCCTGCGCCTGCCCGAGACTGGTGGCGCCTGCCAGCACCTCGACCTCGCTGATCTCGCCGACGGCAGTGAGCGTCTGCTCGACCTGGGCCACCAGGAGCCCCCGGCCCTGTGACGATCCCGGGTCGGACTCTGAGGTCAGGTGGACGGTAGCGACCTGGTCCTTGATGCTGACCCCCTCCTTCGTTAGACCAGCATTGCGAGGCATCAGGGACGTGGTGGCAGAAGCGAGCCAGGGCGAGGGCCCGCCGATGAGGCCCTCCACCAGTGCGCGGGCCAGGCTCGTGCGCGGGAACCAGCGCAGTTCGGGGACAAAACGGCTGCGGTCCCTGGAGAGGAAGCACAGGCTGTGGGCAGCGAAGTGCTGGGTCAGACGGCCGTAGGGCAGGAGGATCCCGTCGGGCAGCTGAACGATGCGCCACTGCCCCGTCGAGTTCTTCGCCAGGGAGTAGGCACCTTCGTAGAGGGCATCCTGCCGCGCCGGAGTCATGACTCCGTTGGAGCCCAGGCGGCCGTAGCTGCCGGCAGTTACCGTCACTGAGCCGTCGCTGGCGACAGTGATCTGGCGCTCGGTGGACCCCGAGTAGATCTCAATGACCTCCAGGGGGCTCCACTGGTCTGCCGCCCCCTGGGACAGGAACTTGCGTGCTGTGTCAAAGTCGTCAGAGAAGCCGGCGACGGCAGCGCGGAGGAAGCCGCGGACGATCTCCTCCGGGGTGGCGTCCTGGGCGGGTCCGGGAGCAGTCTGGATCAGGGCGCTTGAGTCCCGGGCGGCGACGTCGGACTCGTGGACCTCCCCGGAGGTAGGCAGCGCGGTGCACGAGCCCAGCAGGGCTGCTGCGGCAGAGACACCACCAAGCTGGAGCAGATGACGTCGCGCAGGCTTCCGGTCCGAGACTGAGGCCATCAGCGTCCAGTCCCCTCAGCGGCCTCGTCGGGGGTCGGCTGCGAGGCCTCTTCCCCGGGAAGGACGACCACCACACGTCCGGTGGCACCGAGGTCGGGGACCGGCGTGTCCTCCCCCGCCAGAGGAATGTCACCCAGGACGACGAGCGGGCGCGTGCGCCTGGTAGCAGGAGCAGGCCCCAGGGGCGACACCAGGGAGGTGGATCCGGCATCGGCGGAGGCGTCTGCCGACCCCGCCCGAGAGACCTGTGGGGCGTCGTCGGGGACCAGGTCCAGGGGGCCGGCACCACTGAGCCTGCCGGGCCCGCCGTCCTCCCCCTGGTGACGAGGCAGCACCAGCAAGAAGGACGAGCCGTCGGCGGGCCACCCCCACGCCGACAGGCGTCCCCCGTGGAGGATCGCGTCCTCCATGGAGATAGACAGGCCCAGCCCAGTCCCGCCCAGGCTGCGCTGCCGCGAGGGGTCGGCCCGGTAGAAGCGGTCAAACACCTTGGCTACGACGTCCGGGCTCATCCCGATTCCGTGGTCACGGACCCGGATAGCGACGGCCTCGTCATCCACCGCCAGAGTCAGGTCCAGGGGCTTACCCTCACCGTGCTCCAGGGCGTTGACCACAAGGTTGCGGATTATGCGCTCCACGCGTGTCACGTCAACCTCGGCCGTGGCAGCCTCCTGGGGCAGGTGGAGCCGCAGCTCGGTACCAGTGGCGTCAAAGTGGAATCTCGTCGTCTCCACGACCGAGTCAATCACCTGGGCCAGGTCTACCTCCTCAAGACGTAGCTTGACATTACCGGAGTCGATACGGGAGATGTCCAGCAGGTCGGTGAGCATCTTCTCAAAGCGGTCCACGGACTGCGACAGCACCTCCACGCTGCGCAGCGCGAAAGGGTCAGAGATCTCCGTGCGGGCGTCCTCGATCTGCTCGGTGGCCAGACGGATCGAGGCCAGGGGCGTGCGCAGCTCGTGGGAGACGTCGGAGACGAAGAGCTGCTGGACCTTGGACAGGGCCTCCAGGCGTTCGATCTGGTCCTCCAGGGAGGCCGCCATGTGGTTGAAGGACCGGGCGAGGGTGGCGATCTCATCCTCTCCCTGGACGTTGAGACGCTCGCTGAGCTCGCCTGAGGCCAGGCGCTCGGCCGCGCGAGCAGTGTGGCGTACCGGGCTGATGACCCAGCGGGTAATGGCCCACACCACCAGGATAAGCATGACCAGGAACCCCAGGCCGCCGATCGTGATGTTCCTTGAGGCCAGCGAGACCACCCTCTGCTCCCCCGCCAGGCTGTAGACCAGGTACAGGTCGTAGTCGCCAGCCAGGGGCAGACTCACCCGTGTCCCCACGATGATCCCCGGGTCCGCGCCCCCCTGGTTGTCGGGAACGGCTACCGACTGCCAGTACTGGGCCCCCACACCGCCCTCCTCCACCGCCGCCTCCATCTGGGGAGACACCAGCGAGGCGAGCCGGGTGTCCGTCTCCAGGTCGTTGATGACCGTGGGCGAGGTCTCAGCCGCACTGCGTCTCATGATGACGCCGACGCCACCGGAGGCGGCAAAGGAGTCGTTGACGTCATTGACCTGCTCCTCCGCCGCCGCCGAGACCTCGTCAGCAGTCACGGCGGTGGCGGAGTCGAACTCGACCTGGGCAGCCAGCGCCCGCTGCCCGGCGTCAGCCAGGATCGTGCTGCGCTGGTCCTCAAACACCTCCGAGCGAATCCTGTCCGTCACGAACGACAGCAGCAGGATGATCAGGAGCAGGCCGATGAGGCTGGCAGCGAAGACCATCCGCAGCTCCAGGCTGCGACGAAGAAAGCCTGGCAGAGGTACGGTACGGGACGTCCGTTCCTGGATGTCGTCAGCCTGGGGACGGGCCGGGTTCATAACAAGGGCGGTTCACGACATAAGGTGCGTCCAGGCGCGGGCTGCGCCAGGGCTCACGCGGTCTCGCCGACCCGGTAGCCCACCCCCCGAACGGTCACCACGATAGAGGGGCGCTCGGGGTCCTTCTCAATCTTGGCCCGCAGACGCTGGACGTGGACATTGACCAGCCGGGTGTCGGCCGGGTGCTGGTAACCCCACACCTGGCTGAGGAGCTCCTCGCGGGTGAAGACCTTCCACGGCGAGCGGGCCAGCGTCACCAGCAGCTCGAACTCCAGGGGTGTTAGGGCGATAGTGGTGCTGCCCCGGTTGACCTGGTGGCCAGCAACGTCAATATCGAGATCCCCGGCACGCACGTGCTCGGCAGCGCCAGGGTTGGTACGACGCAGTCGTGTCGAGACGCGAGCCAGCAGCTCCTTGGACTTGAAGGGCTTGGTGACGTAGTCGTCGGCCCCGGCCTCAAGCCCGGCAACAACGTCCTGAGTATCTGTGCGCGCGGTCAGCATGATGATAGGGACGTCGGACTCGGCCCGGATCAGTCGGCAGATCTCGACACCGTCAAGCCCTGGAAGCATGAGGTCAAGAAGCACCAGGTCGGGGCTGGACTCCCGAAAAGCGTCCATAGCCTTGGCCCCGTCGTGGCAGAGAGTGGGCGTGTAGTTCTCCGACTCCAGCATGATGCCGATCATCTCGGCAAGGGAGGCATCATCGTCAACTACTAGAATGCGCGTGCTCATGGGCATATCTTGGCATGAGGTCGTAGGGTTGCCCGACACCGGCACCCTTGGAGTGGCGTTCACAGTTTCAACTAAGGCATTGACACCTTTCCACAGCTACCTCAAGGTCGTCACACCATCGCCTGGAAAGAGGCTGCGCTCCGCAGTCAACAGATGAGTTCCCCCAGACGCACGCCCACGCCACGGACATAAACGCTGCACCACGAGCTCCAACCAGTGTGCCGACACGAGGACACTGACCCCAGTGCGTCGCTGTCGAGACCCTGCTGAGACCCTGCTGCGGCGGATATCCTCCGACAGACGGAGGGCACCAGCCACCACGCGTGGCACGATGCCTCTATGAGCGCCGATACCGCCGACACCACAGCCTGGGAGCCGCCAACACCGAGCGAGCCTACGGGCCAGGTCACCGACAGCCTCGTGGCCGCGGGGCATCACGGCACCGTCCGGCCTCCGCACAACACCCTGTCTCCCCCACCTGCCGGGACGCAGCCAGGACCAGGAGCCCAGGACAGGGTGGGGGGCCTGCCCCCCGTCTCGGACAGCCCACCTCCCTATCCGGGCAGCCACCGCCCCGGTATCATCCCGATGCGCCCCCTCAGTGTCGGGGAGGTGCTGGAAGGCGCCTTCACCTCCTTGCGCACTAGTCCCCGGGCTATGCTCCTGCCCTCCCTGCTCGTCATGAGCGTCATCGGAGTCCTCACCGCCGTCATCGGCGTCCTGGCGGTACAGGAGCTCGACCTGCTCGCCCTGGAGGAGGAGAGCGCGGCAAGTGCCACCGGCTACCTGTCCGGGTACATGTACGGCACCACCTTGAGGAGTGTGCCGGTGAACCTGCTGAGCTACCTAGCAACCATAGTCCTCAACGGGCTGCTCATCGTGCCGGTGTCACGTATGGTCCTGGGGCATGTGATCACCCCTGCGGAGCTGTGGCGGCGCACCAGGGGAAGGATCTGGGCGCTGATCGGGCAGAGCCTCTTGATCACCGCCGTCATCGGCGCCTGCGGCCTCCTGGCCGTCGCGCTCGTGGGAGGCCTGACCTACGTGGTGGTCTCAGCCGCAGGCGGTACCAGCCTCCCGGTGACCCTGCTGGCCGCAGCCGCCACCGCCCTGGTCGCCCTGTTCCTCCTTCTCCTCGTCCCGGCGCTGGCCGTCATGCTGTCCCTGGCCCCGGCCGCCCTCGTCCTGGAGAACGCCGGCGTGGTGGAGAGCCTGCGCCGCTCCTGGAGGCTGGTCCGCAGCAACTTCTGGCGCGTCGCGGGCATCCTGGTGCTCACCCTGCTCATCATGACGGTGGTCACCAGTGTGGTCTCGGTACTGCTCGGCCTGGTGTCAAGCCTGGTCATCGGGCTGGCCCCGCAGGCGCTGACCGTGCTCACCGCGGTGATGGGACTGGTCAACGCCCTGATCAACGCAGTCATCATCCCCTTCTCCGCAGCAGTGGTCGCCGTGACCTACACCGACCTGCGCATGCGGGCCGAGGGGCTAGACGTCGAGCTGCGCCGGGCTACAGGGGCCTGAGCCGTGCCACCACCCCACCTGACCGAGACTCCCAGCACCGTCCCGGCTTCCCCGCTCCTCCTGCCGTCCCCGCTCCGCCCGGCCCGCTGGTCCCCGTCGGTGGCCCTCGCCGCGGGCCAGGCCGTCATGAGCGGTGCGCCGGCGACGCCGGATGCTGAGGAGGCGCGACGGGCCGCCCAGGAGGAGCTGTCCCGCCGGGTCTACGACAACCACCCAGGTCTTGCTGAGAGGCTGTGGACATGGGTGAGCACCCGCCTGGACGTGACAGCGGTGGTGCCCGGGGCACCACCGTGGGTGTCAGTGGCTGTCGTCGTACTGTGCGCCACGGCTGCCGCCTGCTCCCTGCTACTTCTCCTACGCCGCGTCGCCGTGGTACGCCGGGTCCACGGGCTGGAGGACGCTGTCCTCAACGACGACCGGGACTCAGCCGCCCTGGCCCAGGCTGCTGACCAGGCCGCCACACAGGCCGACTATGCTACCGCCGTCGTCGAGCGGTTCCGTGCCGTGGTCCGCTGCCTGAGCGAGGTCGGCATGCTTGAGGAGTACCCGGGAATGACTGCAGCCGAGGCTGCTCGCGCAGCCAGCACCTCCCTGGGCAGGCTGGACAGGCACCCGGCAGGCGGCACGGACGCCAGCCGCCTGCACAGGGCGGCCAGCCTCTTCGACGGCGTCTTCTACGGCGACATCACTCCCACCCCCAGCCAGGACACCTGGATGCGGCAGCTGGCGGCCGACGTGGCAGACCTGGTCGGCAGCACGCGGACGCGCACAGCCTCCCTGGTGAGGGAGGAGTCATGACCACCGTCACCTCCCGGGAGAGCCATGTGGAGGACGTCGGTGCCCGGCTCCGGCAGTGGCGCCCCCTCGTCCTGGCAGCCAGCCTGCTCCTGGTCGTCACGCTGGCCGTCATCTGGCTGCGCCCTTCCCAGTCCGAGGTCACCCGCGCACCGGACAACCCCGAGGCAGAGGGAGCCATGGCGCTGGCGGAGCTCCTCCGCGCCGAGGGGATCGAGGTCGCCAGGGCGGGCACGCTCGCCCAGGCCCTGGATGAGGTCCACGACGGGGCCACCGCTGTTGTGGTCAGCCCGGGAAGGCTGACCACCGCCCAGCGGGAGTCCCTGGCACAGGCGGGAGGAGACGTCGTCGTCATCGGCGACCTGGAGGACGGCCTTGAGGGGCTGACCAGCGCCCGCGCCGATACCTCCGCATCCACGGCGTCCATCCTGGCCCCGGGGTGCGGGGAGGAGGACGCGGCCGTCGCCGGGTCCCTGGCCAGGTCCGCCACCTCCATCGACCTGTCCAAGGCACCGCAGGCCACCGGCTGCTTCCCTGTGGCCCAGGACCGGTTCGCCTACGCGACCGAGCCGTTGCCCAGCGGGGGGACGCTGCGTCTGGTCGCCGACGGGTCCCTGGCAACCAACGCCCACCTGGCCGAGGCCGGGCACGCCGCCCTGGCGGTGCGTGCCGCAGGCCGTCACGAGCACGTCACCTGGATCGACGACCAGACCGCCACCTCCCCGGGGCCTGGGACTCACCCGCCCTGCCTCCCTGGCTGCCTCTCCTCACGCTGGACCTCGTCCTGATCACGGTGGTGCTGGCGCTGGTGCGAGGACGGCGCCTGGGTGCCATCGTCACCGAGGACCTGCCAGTCGTGGTCTCCTCCACCGAGACCACCCTGGCCCGGGGGCGCCTCTACCGGCGCGCGGCAGACCGGCAGCGCTCCGCCGCGGCCCTGCGGGCGGGCACGGCGAGACGTCTGGGGCGTACTCTCCAAGTGCCTCCGGAGGCAGGGCGGGAGCACCTGCTCGACGCACTGGAGGGGCTGGCTGGTGTTGACCGCCGACAGGCGGACATGCTGCTCTACGGCCCTGTGCCCCCTGACGACAAGGCTCTGGCCTCCCTGGCCATACGGCTTGACCACCTTGAGAGCGAGGTTCGTTCCAGATGAGTATTGTCGACCCGCCCGCCGTGACGGGCTCCTCCCCCGCAGCACCGGTGGAGGACACCACCGCAGACCCGCGCGAGCGCCTGGTGGCGGTACGCACCCAGGTAGCAAAGGCCGTCGTGGGGCAGGACGCGGCAGTGACCGGACTGGTCATCGCCATGCTCGTCGGCGGCCACGTCCTGCTGGAGGGCGTGCCGGGAGTAGCCAAGACGCTCCTGGTACGCACCCTGGCCACCACCCTGACACTGGGTACCAAGAGGGTCCAGTTCACTCCGGACCTCATGCCCGGAGACGTGACCGGCTCCCTGGTCTACGACTCCCGTTCCGCACGGTTCTCCTTCCGCGAGGGCCCGGTCTTCACCAACCTCCTGCTGGCTGACGAGGTCAACCGGACGCCACCCAAGACCCAGGCAGCGCTGCTGGAGGCCATGGAGGAGCGACAGGTCTCCGTCGACGGCGAGTCCCGCGCCCTGCCGGAGCCGTTCATGGTCGTCGCCACCCAGAACCCTGTGGAGTACGAGGGCACCTACCCGCTGCCCGAGGCCCAGCTGGACCGCTTCCTGCTCAACCTCGTCCTGCCCAGGCCCGACCGCTCCCAGGAGATTGAGGTCCTGTCGCGCCACGCCGCCGGCTTCGACCCGCGCAACCTGCCAGAGGCCGGGGTCCAGGCGGTCGCAAGCGGACAGGACCTGGTTGCAGCACAGGAGCAGGTGCACACCGTGGGGGTGACACCGGAGGTACTGGGCTACATCGTGGACCTGGTCAGGGCCACTCGCGCCATGCCCTCGGTGGCCCTGGGCGTGTCCCCGCGCGGTGCCACAGCCCTCCTGGCAGCCTCACGCGCCTGGGCGTGGCTAGCCGGACGCTCCTTCGTCACCCCCGACGACGTCAAGGCCCTGGCTGTCCCGGCCCTGCGACACCGCATCCTGCTGCGCGCCGAGGCGGAGATGGAAGGGACTACCACCCGGGCCGTGGTCGACTCCGTCCTGCGATCAGTACCTGTCCCCCGCTGAGGAGCCCTGAGGAGCCAGATGTTCCTGACGATGCGCACGCTGTGGGCAATGGTCCCCAGTATCGTGGTCGTGGTGCTCCTGCCCCGCCCGGCACTGCTGGCTGCCTGGACCGGCGTGGTGACGCTTCTGGTGGCCGCCGACGTGGCAGCGACACCGTCGACACGGCACCTGAGCGCGCAGCGGCGCACAGCGCGGGCGATCCGCCTAGGAGCGTCAACAACCTCCACCGTGACCGTCACCAACAGCGGCCCGCGCGCTGTCACACTGTCCCTACGAGACGCCTGGCCACCCAGCGCCGGAGCCAGCAAGGAGTACGGGGACCTGACCGTCCCGGCCGGGCAGCACCGGCAGCACGTCACCACGCTCACCCCCTGGCGCCGGGGCTACCGTCAGGCAGGCCCGCTCACCGTACGCTCGACAGGACCGCTGGGGCTGGCCGGCCGACAGACCTCCTTGCAGGCAGAAGCGACACTGCGTGTCCTTCCCGCCTTCAGCTCCCGGCGACACCTGGCCTCCCGCCAGGCGCGCCTGCGTGAGATGGATGGACGCAGCGCGGTCATCACCAGGGGGGAGGGCACTGAGTTCGACTCTCTACGAGGCTACGTGGTCGGGGACGACGCGCGCTCTATCGACTGGCGCTCCTCCGCCAGGCGCAGCGAGGTGGTGGTACGCACGTGGCGCCCCGAGCGAGACCGGAGAGTCCTCGTCCTGCTGAGCACCGGTCGGACGTCCGCCGTGCGCCTCGGGGACGAGCCCCGGCTTGACCTCCAGATCGAGGCTGCCCTGCTCCTGGCCGCTCTCGCCTCCCACGCCGGGGACAGGGTCGAGGTGGCCGCACTGGACAGTGCTGTCCGTCTTCAGGTCCGAGGCGAGTCAGGACCGGCACTGATGAGCACCCTGGCTAACGGCCTGGCCCCCGTGGAGGCACGGCTGGTGGAGCCGAACTGGCCTCTCATGGCCTCGGTGGCCCGCTCCTCGCTCAGCCAGCGTGCCCTGGTCGTGGTGCTGGCAGCGCTGGACGGTGCCGGTGCTGATGCAGGGATGCTGCAGGCACTGTCCGCCCTGGCACACCAGCACACGGTCGTCCTCGCCTCCGCCACAGACCCCTCCCTGGAGGAGCTACGGGCCCGGCGTGACGACACCGAGGCGGTGTACACCGCCTCCGCCGCGGAGATGGACCTCATCGAGCACGACGCGGTGCGACGGTACCTGCACAGAGCCGGTGTCGTCGTGGTCGAGGCCAGCGGGAGCAGGCTGGCTCCCGACCTGGCCGACACCTACCTGGACCTAAAGATCGCAGGACGCCTGTGAGCAGTCAGAACCCACCACAGCTACCGGAGTCACCGGAGTCACCGCCCTCCTGCGGTCAGCCCCCCTCCCGCGGAGCCTCCAGTCTCCCGGACCGTTCAGGCCCCCACGAGCTACCCGGCCTCCGGGGCGGAGTAGCCCGCCTCCTGAGGTCCCAGGTCACCTGTGATATCAGCCTTGACGGCACGGCGTCCCAGGACAACCGTATAGACCCACAGGAGCGCCACCGCCCCGAGACCTACGGCGATCTTGAGCACCCACGGGATGGGAGCAGGGGTCACGAACGCCTCGATCAGGCCCGCCACCACCAGTGCCATGGTCAGCCCCACAGCAGCTGTCACCAGCACGCGGCCCTCGACTGCCAGGGCGTTGGCCCGCGACCGCCTGCCCGGAACCAGCAGCGTCCAGAACAGACGCAGCCCGGCTCCGCCCGCAGTCAGCACGCAGGTCAGCTCCAGCAGGCCGTGCGGGAGGACCAGGGCGAGGAACTGCCCCAGCAGGCCGTGGTCGGCCATGACCGCGCCTGCCTGTCCCAGGGCTACGGCGTTGACCCACAGCACGAGGGCCGGAAGCACGCCGGTGACGCCTCCGGCCACGCAGACAGCCGCGAGACGGGCGTTGGATGTCCACACCTGGGCGGCGAACTCCACCGGGGCGTACGCGGTGTAGTAGGCCTCAAAAGCCTCGTGGGCGTAGGCGTGACGCTGGCTCGGGGTCCCCAGCAGGCTCATCGCCTCCGGGCTACGCAGCGTCCAGACCCCTACGACAAGGACCAGCGCCACCTCTGCCACCGTGACACCCAGCGTCCACCAGCGAACGCGGTACAGGGC includes the following:
- a CDS encoding GerMN domain-containing protein, coding for MASVSDRKPARRHLLQLGGVSAAAALLGSCTALPTSGEVHESDVAARDSSALIQTAPGPAQDATPEEIVRGFLRAAVAGFSDDFDTARKFLSQGAADQWSPLEVIEIYSGSTERQITVASDGSVTVTAGSYGRLGSNGVMTPARQDALYEGAYSLAKNSTGQWRIVQLPDGILLPYGRLTQHFAAHSLCFLSRDRSRFVPELRWFPRTSLARALVEGLIGGPSPWLASATTSLMPRNAGLTKEGVSIKDQVATVHLTSESDPGSSQGRGLLVAQVEQTLTAVGEISEVEVLAGATSLGQAQDLPALVPDVGGVIGMSGGAVVRGTGTTRSTLATAQALGVDDARWPSLGADGNVYALSDSSLLCLPRDRSAASVILSVGDPSAGAGGLGAPVADRHGWVWLLAEGYLTAVDAEGQRAVLEDSWVHGQELVAFDLSVESERLALRRSDGTVVLAAVLRDDSGRPVGLGDPLELPPPGEAQAREWPGALPPLSASWWRLRRRGCPPGPAGPGRRLGDDDGRRQWRRVGDR
- the mtrB gene encoding MtrAB system histidine kinase MtrB, which translates into the protein MNPARPQADDIQERTSRTVPLPGFLRRSLELRMVFAASLIGLLLIILLLSFVTDRIRSEVFEDQRSTILADAGQRALAAQVEFDSATAVTADEVSAAAEEQVNDVNDSFAASGGVGVIMRRSAAETSPTVINDLETDTRLASLVSPQMEAAVEEGGVGAQYWQSVAVPDNQGGADPGIIVGTRVSLPLAGDYDLYLVYSLAGEQRVVSLASRNITIGGLGFLVMLILVVWAITRWVISPVRHTARAAERLASGELSERLNVQGEDEIATLARSFNHMAASLEDQIERLEALSKVQQLFVSDVSHELRTPLASIRLATEQIEDARTEISDPFALRSVEVLSQSVDRFEKMLTDLLDISRIDSGNVKLRLEEVDLAQVIDSVVETTRFHFDATGTELRLHLPQEAATAEVDVTRVERIIRNLVVNALEHGEGKPLDLTLAVDDEAVAIRVRDHGIGMSPDVVAKVFDRFYRADPSRQRSLGGTGLGLSISMEDAILHGGRLSAWGWPADGSSFLLVLPRHQGEDGGPGRLSGAGPLDLVPDDAPQVSRAGSADASADAGSTSLVSPLGPAPATRRTRPLVVLGDIPLAGEDTPVPDLGATGRVVVVLPGEEASQPTPDEAAEGTGR
- the mtrA gene encoding MtrAB system response regulator MtrA; its protein translation is MSTRILVVDDDASLAEMIGIMLESENYTPTLCHDGAKAMDAFRESSPDLVLLDLMLPGLDGVEICRLIRAESDVPIIMLTARTDTQDVVAGLEAGADDYVTKPFKSKELLARVSTRLRRTNPGAAEHVRAGDLDIDVAGHQVNRGSTTIALTPLEFELLVTLARSPWKVFTREELLSQVWGYQHPADTRLVNVHVQRLRAKIEKDPERPSIVVTVRGVGYRVGETA
- a CDS encoding DUF4129 domain-containing protein: MPPPHLTETPSTVPASPLLLPSPLRPARWSPSVALAAGQAVMSGAPATPDAEEARRAAQEELSRRVYDNHPGLAERLWTWVSTRLDVTAVVPGAPPWVSVAVVVLCATAAACSLLLLLRRVAVVRRVHGLEDAVLNDDRDSAALAQAADQAATQADYATAVVERFRAVVRCLSEVGMLEEYPGMTAAEAARAASTSLGRLDRHPAGGTDASRLHRAASLFDGVFYGDITPTPSQDTWMRQLAADVADLVGSTRTRTASLVREES
- a CDS encoding DUF4350 domain-containing protein, coding for MTTVTSRESHVEDVGARLRQWRPLVLAASLLLVVTLAVIWLRPSQSEVTRAPDNPEAEGAMALAELLRAEGIEVARAGTLAQALDEVHDGATAVVVSPGRLTTAQRESLAQAGGDVVVIGDLEDGLEGLTSARADTSASTASILAPGCGEEDAAVAGSLARSATSIDLSKAPQATGCFPVAQDRFAYATEPLPSGGTLRLVADGSLATNAHLAEAGHAALAVRAAGRHEHVTWIDDQTATSPGPGTHPPCLPGCLSSRWTSS
- a CDS encoding AAA family ATPase; protein product: MSIVDPPAVTGSSPAAPVEDTTADPRERLVAVRTQVAKAVVGQDAAVTGLVIAMLVGGHVLLEGVPGVAKTLLVRTLATTLTLGTKRVQFTPDLMPGDVTGSLVYDSRSARFSFREGPVFTNLLLADEVNRTPPKTQAALLEAMEERQVSVDGESRALPEPFMVVATQNPVEYEGTYPLPEAQLDRFLLNLVLPRPDRSQEIEVLSRHAAGFDPRNLPEAGVQAVASGQDLVAAQEQVHTVGVTPEVLGYIVDLVRATRAMPSVALGVSPRGATALLAASRAWAWLAGRSFVTPDDVKALAVPALRHRILLRAEAEMEGTTTRAVVDSVLRSVPVPR
- a CDS encoding DUF58 domain-containing protein — protein: MFLTMRTLWAMVPSIVVVVLLPRPALLAAWTGVVTLLVAADVAATPSTRHLSAQRRTARAIRLGASTTSTVTVTNSGPRAVTLSLRDAWPPSAGASKEYGDLTVPAGQHRQHVTTLTPWRRGYRQAGPLTVRSTGPLGLAGRQTSLQAEATLRVLPAFSSRRHLASRQARLREMDGRSAVITRGEGTEFDSLRGYVVGDDARSIDWRSSARRSEVVVRTWRPERDRRVLVLLSTGRTSAVRLGDEPRLDLQIEAALLLAALASHAGDRVEVAALDSAVRLQVRGESGPALMSTLANGLAPVEARLVEPNWPLMASVARSSLSQRALVVVLAALDGAGADAGMLQALSALAHQHTVVLASATDPSLEELRARRDDTEAVYTASAAEMDLIEHDAVRRYLHRAGVVVVEASGSRLAPDLADTYLDLKIAGRL
- a CDS encoding stage II sporulation protein M, whose protein sequence is MDLDAFAAAHRDQWDRLDRLVSSRRLTGAQADELVMLYRMCARHLSQVRSAAPDPQLVAELSVRVTAARERLAGTREVTLSTARSFVLQAVPAALYRVRWWTLGVTVAEVALVLVVGVWTLRSPEAMSLLGTPSQRHAYAHEAFEAYYTAYAPVEFAAQVWTSNARLAAVCVAGGVTGVLPALVLWVNAVALGQAGAVMADHGLLGQFLALVLPHGLLELTCVLTAGGAGLRLFWTLLVPGRRSRANALAVEGRVLVTAAVGLTMALVVAGLIEAFVTPAPIPWVLKIAVGLGAVALLWVYTVVLGRRAVKADITGDLGPQEAGYSAPEAG